A region from the Lentimonas sp. CC4 genome encodes:
- a CDS encoding M48 family metallopeptidase yields the protein MNTILIAFVALLVLKYATSTILDVINMRHVKCQSAAVPESFRDFIDLPTYQKSIDYTVAKTRFGLVSDLYDTAVLAVVVLSGLLPWLYVSLSGVFGSGLWGQALVLFLVAILLGLPGMPFEWWSTFRLEERFGFNKSTQKLWLVDKVKGFALGFVIGYPLLALLIFLVTSAGSLWWVWGFAVFFIFQLVMVVAYPMFIMPLFNKMEPMEDGELKNRLFALADRTGFKAQTILVIDGSKRSGHSNAFFAGFGRFRRIVLYDTLIEQMGHEELEAVLAHEIGHYKKGHIPKMIALSGATTLGMFALLGWLAGGTWFAEAFSFSGEAATEFVPVLLLFMLLSGLLTFWLSPFTSLWSRKHEYEADAFARDAMDTAEPLIRALKKLHKENLSNLTPHPSYSRFYYSHPTLLERESSLLNR from the coding sequence ATGAATACGATTTTGATAGCTTTTGTAGCCCTCCTTGTCCTGAAGTATGCCACCAGCACGATTCTGGATGTCATCAATATGAGGCATGTGAAATGTCAGTCTGCGGCGGTGCCGGAGAGCTTTCGTGATTTTATCGATTTGCCGACCTATCAGAAGTCGATCGATTACACCGTAGCTAAGACGCGTTTCGGTCTGGTGAGCGACTTGTATGATACTGCGGTGCTAGCCGTCGTGGTTCTATCGGGATTGTTACCTTGGCTCTACGTGAGCTTGAGCGGTGTGTTTGGCTCTGGTCTCTGGGGGCAGGCGTTGGTTTTGTTCTTAGTGGCAATATTGCTTGGTTTGCCAGGGATGCCGTTTGAGTGGTGGAGCACCTTTCGCTTGGAGGAGCGTTTCGGATTTAACAAAAGCACCCAAAAACTTTGGCTGGTGGATAAGGTCAAGGGTTTCGCGCTTGGCTTTGTGATTGGTTATCCATTACTCGCACTATTGATTTTTTTAGTCACCAGTGCGGGGTCGCTTTGGTGGGTGTGGGGCTTTGCTGTCTTCTTTATCTTTCAACTGGTGATGGTCGTTGCTTATCCGATGTTCATTATGCCGCTATTTAATAAAATGGAGCCGATGGAAGATGGAGAGCTAAAGAATCGGCTGTTCGCACTTGCGGATCGCACTGGCTTTAAGGCGCAAACGATTCTGGTGATCGACGGGAGTAAACGCTCTGGTCACTCCAATGCATTCTTCGCAGGGTTCGGTCGCTTTCGCCGTATCGTGCTGTATGATACATTGATCGAGCAGATGGGGCACGAGGAGTTAGAGGCCGTGCTCGCGCATGAGATCGGGCACTACAAAAAGGGGCACATTCCTAAGATGATTGCACTTTCGGGTGCCACGACACTTGGCATGTTTGCCTTGCTCGGTTGGTTAGCTGGAGGCACGTGGTTTGCCGAGGCGTTTTCTTTTAGTGGAGAGGCCGCAACTGAGTTTGTGCCAGTGTTGTTGCTGTTCATGCTGCTGAGTGGTTTGTTGACGTTTTGGCTGTCGCCTTTTACCAGTCTGTGGTCGCGTAAGCATGAGTATGAGGCAGATGCGTTTGCACGCGATGCGATGGACACCGCAGAGCCATTGATCCGCGCGTTGAAGAAATTACACAAGGAGAATTTGAGCAACTTAACGCCGCATCCCTCGTATAGCCGATTCTACTATTCGCACCCGACGCTGCTCGAACGCGAAAGTTCGTTGCTAAATCGATAG
- a CDS encoding tetratricopeptide repeat protein, whose product MLFNFSVFIRLKRRCAFAVLLIGALVPVVHGQAPLVTDQVDVLDTNELVVFEWKADAAGRALGAGLAVLAEGLYRELLEVPGVAPEDRAKLQVQLAASLIAQRRFVVARSVLTEVPEAEQGDRYHLYLAVCAYGSGRNVDQETLNSALAKVSESELPPEELPWLYLLRGLRAELSGRPARVAPAFRKAKAASVSEAQRAFFDSLLLREQILRTPSSEEYAAAAREQFELLMGTSAAYPYVREYAIILHNQGRSEEAIALITAELANARSGYGSSQREQLLLLKGLLYGADTLSGRDALRALVREGKNRDVMAVALQLLAGASTSLERAELIDFLNGFMPGPGQDPRLQAGAHPLLGQMYYIRSQLSLARGETTAAEEDARRLLEQFPGLSEITNVYRLLAYAALQRTPAQYRAAADFLIQLRDQTESLESRQILNRLIGDCYFLNNDYRNAIDFYQAARYKGVGVDHNGALFLRLVTAEVRGGQIEAALQQIDEADFSGTVAPADRWRAEWNVALALQSAGELEAALNRVRLILGDNSVKSVSTALELRLRWLEARLALMAGDTEGVLERVDQLLARIISLPENAEDPSPAEVRLLRTEVLLLQADILMGSGESTAGMEVLSSLRTGYAESSAAERSYITEADYHASIGDFEAAQATLLKLASLYESSELASQALFEAALYCERRGPEHFAEAVRVHHDLTVRYPADSLYFAARLKQGDLLRLMNDFAGAQIIYEDLIHSFPEHARRYVAELSRADCMLALAKDNDEQLKDVALALERLMDMPNLPIDFQAEVGYKWGFALMQRGALAEAQKIFTLIASNFLLDGENATRLGRTGRYWMSRALLELGAGLEASGELAEARRVYRKMVAYNLPGRNLAQSRANRLPVVEE is encoded by the coding sequence ATGTTGTTTAACTTTTCTGTCTTTATTCGTTTGAAACGACGCTGTGCGTTCGCAGTGCTCTTAATTGGAGCGCTCGTTCCTGTTGTGCATGGGCAAGCGCCGTTGGTCACTGATCAGGTGGATGTGCTGGATACGAATGAGCTGGTTGTTTTTGAATGGAAGGCGGATGCTGCGGGTCGTGCGCTAGGGGCGGGGCTTGCGGTGTTGGCGGAGGGTTTGTATCGTGAACTACTAGAGGTTCCGGGGGTGGCTCCAGAGGACAGGGCTAAGCTGCAGGTGCAACTGGCTGCTTCATTGATTGCGCAACGTCGTTTTGTGGTGGCTCGCTCGGTGTTAACTGAGGTGCCAGAGGCGGAGCAGGGGGATCGCTATCATTTGTATTTGGCGGTGTGCGCGTATGGCAGTGGGCGCAATGTGGATCAAGAGACTCTGAACAGTGCGCTTGCAAAGGTCTCTGAGTCTGAGTTGCCACCAGAAGAGCTTCCTTGGTTATACTTATTACGAGGCTTGCGGGCTGAGCTTTCGGGGCGACCGGCAAGGGTGGCCCCGGCCTTTAGAAAAGCGAAGGCGGCGTCGGTTTCCGAGGCGCAGCGGGCGTTTTTTGATAGTTTGCTACTGCGCGAGCAGATTTTAAGGACGCCTTCAAGCGAGGAGTATGCGGCGGCGGCGCGGGAGCAATTTGAACTGCTGATGGGCACTTCGGCGGCGTATCCTTATGTGCGAGAGTATGCGATTATTCTTCACAATCAAGGGCGTAGCGAAGAAGCGATTGCGTTGATTACTGCAGAATTGGCAAACGCGCGCTCTGGCTATGGCAGTAGTCAGCGCGAGCAGTTGTTGCTGTTGAAAGGGCTTTTATATGGAGCGGATACTTTGAGCGGCCGTGATGCGTTACGGGCGTTGGTGCGTGAGGGGAAGAATCGTGATGTGATGGCAGTGGCGCTTCAGTTGCTGGCGGGTGCGAGCACTTCGTTGGAGCGGGCGGAGTTGATTGATTTTCTCAATGGTTTTATGCCCGGGCCAGGGCAGGATCCCAGGCTGCAGGCGGGGGCGCACCCTCTGTTGGGACAGATGTATTATATTCGTAGTCAGCTTTCGCTTGCTCGCGGCGAAACGACTGCGGCCGAGGAGGATGCACGACGCTTATTGGAGCAATTTCCGGGGTTGAGCGAGATTACGAATGTGTATCGTTTGCTGGCGTATGCGGCGTTGCAACGGACGCCAGCTCAATATCGTGCGGCGGCCGATTTCTTGATCCAATTGCGCGATCAAACGGAGAGCCTCGAGTCGCGCCAGATACTGAACCGATTGATCGGTGATTGTTATTTCCTGAATAATGACTACCGCAATGCAATCGATTTCTATCAAGCGGCGCGCTATAAGGGAGTGGGCGTGGATCATAATGGGGCACTCTTTCTGCGTTTAGTCACGGCGGAGGTGAGAGGTGGTCAGATCGAGGCGGCCTTACAGCAAATCGATGAGGCGGATTTTAGTGGGACTGTGGCGCCTGCGGATCGGTGGCGGGCGGAGTGGAATGTTGCTCTGGCCTTGCAATCTGCTGGTGAATTGGAGGCGGCATTGAACCGTGTGCGCTTAATACTGGGAGATAATAGTGTGAAATCGGTGTCGACTGCGTTGGAATTACGCCTGCGCTGGCTAGAGGCGCGGTTGGCATTAATGGCCGGTGATACCGAGGGGGTGCTGGAGCGAGTTGATCAGCTGTTGGCACGAATTATTTCTCTACCAGAGAATGCTGAGGACCCTAGTCCAGCCGAGGTGCGGTTATTGCGCACCGAGGTGTTGCTGTTGCAGGCTGACATCTTGATGGGGTCTGGTGAGTCGACGGCAGGCATGGAAGTCTTAAGCAGTTTGCGCACAGGATATGCTGAGAGTTCGGCTGCGGAGCGCTCGTATATCACAGAGGCGGACTATCATGCATCGATTGGAGATTTTGAGGCGGCTCAAGCGACGTTGCTAAAGTTGGCCTCGCTGTATGAGTCCAGTGAATTGGCTTCGCAGGCATTGTTCGAGGCGGCATTGTATTGTGAACGTCGCGGGCCAGAGCATTTTGCAGAGGCGGTGCGTGTGCATCATGATCTGACGGTGCGCTACCCAGCGGATTCGCTGTATTTCGCGGCTCGCTTGAAGCAAGGGGACTTACTTCGGCTGATGAATGACTTTGCTGGTGCACAAATCATTTATGAGGATTTGATCCATTCATTCCCCGAGCATGCACGTCGTTATGTGGCGGAGTTATCGCGTGCGGACTGCATGTTGGCGCTGGCCAAGGATAATGACGAGCAGTTGAAGGATGTGGCCTTGGCGTTGGAACGCCTAATGGATATGCCGAACCTGCCAATCGACTTTCAGGCAGAGGTGGGCTACAAGTGGGGCTTTGCGTTGATGCAGCGTGGTGCCTTGGCAGAGGCGCAGAAGATTTTTACGCTCATCGCCAGCAACTTTTTGCTCGATGGTGAGAATGCGACGCGCTTGGGGCGGACTGGTCGTTACTGGATGTCGCGGGCATTATTGGAGCTGGGAGCTGGCCTCGAGGCGAGCGGTGAACTGGCGGAGGCGCGTCGTGTTTACCGGAAAATGGTGGCTTATAATCTTCCTGGTCGAAATCTTGCGCAGTCGCGTGCGAACCGATTACCAGTGGTCGAAGAGTAG
- a CDS encoding type B 50S ribosomal protein L31 yields the protein MKADIHPKLNPVAFVDVSTGTKYLTRSTMRGSKTETIDGVDYQVVICDITADSHPAFTGEKRFVDTAGRVEKFQNKFSRRR from the coding sequence GTGAAAGCTGATATTCATCCAAAGCTCAATCCTGTTGCATTCGTCGATGTCTCGACAGGCACTAAATATCTGACTCGCTCCACTATGCGTGGTAGCAAGACTGAAACAATCGATGGCGTTGATTACCAAGTGGTAATTTGCGACATTACTGCCGATTCGCACCCTGCCTTCACTGGTGAGAAGCGTTTCGTCGATACCGCTGGTCGCGTCGAGAAGTTCCAGAACAAGTTCTCTCGCCGTCGCTAA
- the ykgO gene encoding type B 50S ribosomal protein L36: protein MKVVSSIKSLKNRHPDCQVVRRKGRVYVICKSNPRFKARQG from the coding sequence ATGAAAGTTGTATCTTCAATCAAATCTCTCAAAAACCGTCACCCGGACTGTCAAGTAGTTCGTCGCAAGGGTCGTGTTTACGTAATCTGCAAGTCTAACCCTCGCTTTAAAGCGCGTCAGGGATAG
- a CDS encoding cytidine/deoxycytidylate deaminase family protein, protein MLSQLETLTESWVERPSWDAYFMATALLMASRSSCERLHVGCVIVSGGSQKNRIIAAGYNGFLPGAPHASRVRDGHEQATVHAEQNAICDAARRGVSLEGATVYITHFPCINCAKILAAAGISCIKYHRDYRNDELVKEILTESGVRLGQL, encoded by the coding sequence ATGTTGAGCCAATTGGAGACCTTAACTGAATCGTGGGTCGAGCGCCCGTCGTGGGATGCTTATTTTATGGCGACTGCGCTGCTGATGGCTTCGCGCTCTAGTTGTGAGCGTTTGCATGTGGGCTGTGTAATCGTTTCGGGAGGTTCGCAGAAGAACCGTATCATCGCGGCCGGGTATAATGGCTTTTTACCTGGTGCACCGCATGCGTCGCGTGTGCGTGATGGGCATGAGCAGGCGACGGTGCATGCCGAGCAAAATGCGATTTGCGATGCAGCGCGGCGCGGTGTATCGCTTGAAGGCGCTACGGTGTATATTACGCATTTCCCGTGTATTAATTGTGCCAAAATCCTCGCGGCAGCAGGGATCAGTTGCATCAAGTATCACCGCGATTATCGTAATGATGAGTTGGTGAAAGAGATTCTAACTGAGAGCGGGGTTCGCCTCGGGCAGTTGTAG
- a CDS encoding tetratricopeptide repeat protein yields the protein MTDDTSLQDQIDDATFDFTMGESEAALTKLATLSAAHPDSFETWHALTEIHFSEGHYDNALEAAEKAHALKPDDIHINTSLSRIWVERGDKDKAEHYGAQARMLGWKDELKSPPEKDGI from the coding sequence ATGACGGACGACACTTCTCTCCAAGACCAAATCGACGATGCCACATTTGACTTCACAATGGGCGAAAGCGAGGCAGCACTCACCAAACTAGCGACACTTAGCGCCGCTCACCCGGATTCATTTGAAACCTGGCACGCCCTGACTGAAATCCACTTTTCGGAGGGGCACTACGACAATGCACTAGAAGCTGCAGAGAAAGCGCACGCACTGAAGCCGGACGACATTCACATCAACACCAGCCTCTCTCGAATCTGGGTCGAGCGCGGCGATAAAGACAAGGCAGAGCACTACGGCGCACAGGCACGAATGCTTGGCTGGAAAGACGAACTTAAATCACCCCCCGAGAAGGACGGCATTTAG
- a CDS encoding endonuclease/exonuclease/phosphatase family protein, translating into MLSQLYLCCLGLLCLCSASAESVRLATYNLNNYLVMDRHVGAVWRPSYPKPEAEKAIIREVIKGSLPDVLALQEMGTLPFLEELRADLAQDGVHYPYAIHMEGVDEVRHLAVLSKLPPVEVVKHEDLDFKYIDGRELVKRGMLEVSFGRSDGSRFKLFVVHLKSRWTDVKADPDSQLRRTREAEACRNRIVERTYDMGVADFIIAGDFNDHPGSGTLRRFYQRGRLKIGALVPASDSRGEQWTYYYHKQVVYSLVDGFVVSGSLSPQIEAGDGHIVDIPGALIGSDHRMVYLDLVESETTPSVEDAPIH; encoded by the coding sequence ATGTTGAGTCAGTTATATCTGTGTTGTTTGGGGCTTCTTTGCCTGTGTTCGGCATCCGCAGAATCCGTTCGTTTAGCGACTTATAATCTGAATAATTATTTAGTGATGGATCGACATGTCGGTGCGGTCTGGCGTCCGTCTTATCCGAAGCCAGAGGCGGAGAAGGCGATCATTCGTGAAGTGATCAAAGGCTCATTGCCAGATGTATTGGCGCTACAGGAGATGGGGACGCTGCCGTTTCTTGAGGAATTACGTGCGGATCTTGCGCAGGATGGCGTGCATTATCCCTACGCGATCCATATGGAGGGAGTGGATGAGGTGCGTCATTTGGCAGTGCTCTCAAAGTTGCCTCCAGTTGAGGTCGTAAAGCACGAAGACTTAGATTTTAAGTATATCGACGGTCGCGAATTAGTGAAACGAGGCATGCTTGAAGTCTCTTTTGGACGTTCAGATGGTAGTCGATTTAAGTTGTTTGTGGTGCATTTGAAGAGCCGTTGGACGGATGTGAAGGCGGATCCAGATTCTCAACTGCGTCGCACGCGTGAGGCCGAGGCTTGCCGAAATCGAATTGTAGAGCGCACGTATGATATGGGTGTGGCGGATTTTATTATTGCCGGCGACTTTAACGATCATCCTGGCAGTGGCACCTTGCGTCGTTTCTATCAGCGGGGACGTTTGAAGATTGGTGCATTAGTCCCAGCTTCTGATTCGAGAGGGGAGCAGTGGACGTATTATTACCATAAACAAGTGGTCTATTCGCTCGTCGATGGCTTTGTCGTCTCGGGCTCGCTTTCACCTCAGATAGAGGCGGGAGATGGGCATATTGTGGATATTCCTGGCGCATTGATTGGTAGTGACCATCGTATGGTGTATCTTGATTTGGTTGAGTCAGAGACCACGCCGAGCGTCGAAGATGCTCCGATCCATTAA
- a CDS encoding MotA/TolQ/ExbB proton channel family protein, which yields MDYLQHTFILQGGPVMYPLLFVSLLGFVLFIERALFLHKGQVGTEDFLSGIKNLVSKKRLVEALTLCEDTPGPMARIVKSALLHYGESSASIRSAIQSAAIVEIPVLERRIGTIAALARVAPLLGFLGTVIAALQALYHLEAANGNSGEFSRLLAEALITSASGLAIAVMATLAHHFLCGRVRALVHDFEWVGHNIHEFLTVEAEKESTPIEGGDA from the coding sequence ATGGATTACTTGCAACATACATTCATTCTTCAGGGCGGACCAGTCATGTATCCGCTGCTCTTCGTCAGCCTATTGGGCTTTGTGTTATTTATTGAGCGCGCGTTATTTCTGCATAAGGGGCAGGTCGGCACAGAGGATTTCCTGAGTGGTATTAAGAACTTGGTGAGTAAGAAGCGCCTAGTTGAGGCGTTGACGCTCTGCGAGGATACGCCAGGGCCGATGGCGCGTATTGTGAAGTCTGCTTTGCTGCATTATGGTGAATCCAGTGCGAGTATCCGCTCGGCGATTCAGTCGGCTGCGATTGTTGAGATTCCTGTGTTAGAGCGGCGAATTGGCACTATTGCTGCCTTGGCGCGGGTGGCGCCGTTGTTGGGTTTTTTGGGCACTGTGATTGCTGCGCTTCAGGCGCTCTATCACCTCGAGGCTGCGAATGGAAATAGTGGCGAGTTTAGTCGGTTATTGGCAGAGGCGTTGATTACCTCGGCTTCGGGGCTAGCAATCGCGGTGATGGCGACTTTGGCGCATCACTTCCTCTGTGGTCGCGTGCGTGCTCTGGTGCATGACTTCGAGTGGGTTGGGCACAATATCCACGAATTTTTGACGGTTGAGGCTGAGAAAGAGTCAACACCGATTGAAGGGGGAGACGCATAA
- a CDS encoding acetyl-CoA carboxylase carboxyltransferase subunit alpha, with protein MEDVTYTLEFEKPLRELEKQLITLNQVSKESKVDVSSEIATIEKKIEQMKADIYSDLTAWQRVQLSRHPKRPYSLDYIERVFTDFEELHGDRRFREDAAIVGGPAFIDGKPVMVIGQQKGRNTRENLLRNFGCPHPEGYRKAMRLMEMAEKFDMPIVTLVDTPGAYPGIGAEERHVAEAIAVNIRDMSALKVPIVTIVIGEGGSGGALGIAVADEVMIFENGYYSVISPEGCAAILWKDRAAAPHAADALKFSPTHLKGFGVVDRILPEPTGGAHRDHDEAAATMKAAILETLKKLEKKSLKKLLDDRYEKFRKLGEYADTAAAS; from the coding sequence ATGGAAGACGTAACCTACACTCTTGAATTCGAAAAACCTCTGCGCGAGCTAGAGAAGCAACTCATCACCCTCAACCAGGTCTCGAAAGAATCGAAGGTCGATGTCAGCAGCGAAATCGCGACGATCGAAAAGAAGATCGAGCAGATGAAGGCCGACATCTACTCGGATCTCACCGCTTGGCAACGCGTGCAACTCTCGCGTCACCCGAAGCGCCCCTACTCACTCGATTATATCGAGCGTGTATTCACCGACTTCGAAGAACTGCACGGTGATCGCCGCTTTCGCGAAGACGCTGCAATCGTCGGCGGCCCTGCTTTTATTGACGGCAAGCCAGTCATGGTCATTGGCCAACAAAAAGGCCGCAACACACGAGAAAATTTACTCCGCAACTTCGGTTGCCCACACCCAGAAGGCTACCGTAAAGCGATGCGCCTCATGGAAATGGCAGAGAAATTCGACATGCCCATCGTGACTCTAGTCGACACGCCGGGCGCCTATCCAGGCATCGGCGCTGAAGAACGCCACGTCGCCGAAGCCATCGCGGTGAACATTCGCGATATGAGCGCACTCAAAGTGCCGATCGTCACCATCGTGATCGGCGAAGGCGGCTCTGGCGGGGCACTCGGCATCGCAGTGGCCGACGAAGTCATGATCTTTGAAAACGGCTACTACTCAGTGATATCACCAGAAGGTTGCGCAGCGATTCTCTGGAAGGACCGCGCGGCAGCACCACACGCAGCGGACGCACTGAAATTCAGCCCGACCCACCTCAAGGGTTTCGGCGTGGTGGATCGTATCTTGCCTGAGCCGACTGGCGGCGCTCATCGCGATCACGATGAAGCTGCAGCGACAATGAAGGCTGCGATCCTCGAAACACTGAAGAAGCTCGAGAAAAAGAGCCTCAAGAAGTTGCTCGACGACCGCTACGAAAAATTCCGCAAGCTCGGGGAATACGCAGATACAGCAGCGGCCTCGTAA
- a CDS encoding YqgE/AlgH family protein, which produces MRFNPDDRQSDEEQHLAGSLLVAHPSLLDPQFKRTVVLLTAHSGEGSLGVIVNRPLHQTLGQYDSELAGSEFADVPLYVGGPVACDQMILVAWKWSGEDGTFKLYFGIDEAKARQILLDDPHFELRGFIGHSGWGEGQLEGEIEADSWVVSPLNPDIENEEGDPAWRSILSQVGPEMRLLAEEPDDPSVN; this is translated from the coding sequence ATGCGTTTTAATCCAGATGATCGTCAGAGTGATGAGGAGCAGCATCTTGCTGGTTCTTTGTTGGTGGCGCACCCTTCGTTGTTAGATCCGCAATTTAAACGCACTGTCGTGTTATTGACTGCGCATTCGGGCGAGGGGTCTTTAGGAGTGATCGTGAACCGTCCGCTGCATCAGACCCTGGGGCAGTATGATTCTGAGCTTGCTGGCTCTGAGTTCGCTGATGTGCCGCTTTATGTAGGCGGGCCAGTTGCGTGCGATCAGATGATTCTGGTTGCTTGGAAGTGGTCTGGAGAGGATGGCACATTTAAACTGTATTTCGGGATTGATGAGGCGAAGGCGCGCCAAATCCTACTGGATGACCCTCATTTCGAACTGCGGGGGTTTATTGGCCACTCCGGATGGGGCGAAGGTCAGCTCGAAGGTGAAATAGAGGCGGACTCTTGGGTGGTATCCCCCTTAAACCCTGATATCGAAAATGAGGAGGGGGATCCGGCTTGGCGCTCGATTTTATCTCAAGTCGGCCCTGAGATGCGCTTGCTCGCTGAGGAACCAGACGATCCGTCGGTGAATTGA
- a CDS encoding MBL fold metallo-hydrolase, translating to MEIVFLGTGTSQGVPMIAQPDGGCDLDNPMNWRTRTSIHVEMGGHHIQVDAAPEFRMQCIQNQVTQIDTFILTHPHADHILGMDDLRRFCDLNGGVALPVYSSPDGLQRIREIFPYAILDKPVVKGYPAFKLEEMPQVLEVPGGSIESVYLPHGNMQVIGLIFTEAETGKSFAYYTDCKEVGEEARLLAEDADVVVLDGLRPEPHPSHMSVSEAVQTAKEMDASLSFLTHMTYMVDHETTEADLPDNIRLAYDGLRVSW from the coding sequence ATGGAAATTGTATTTTTAGGCACGGGCACATCTCAGGGGGTGCCGATGATTGCACAGCCGGATGGAGGATGTGATTTAGATAACCCGATGAACTGGCGCACTCGGACCTCGATTCATGTCGAGATGGGCGGTCACCATATTCAAGTTGATGCGGCTCCAGAGTTTCGCATGCAGTGTATCCAAAATCAGGTGACACAAATCGACACCTTTATTTTAACGCATCCACACGCTGACCATATTCTGGGGATGGATGATCTTCGTCGCTTTTGTGATCTGAACGGTGGCGTTGCGCTTCCTGTTTATAGCAGTCCGGATGGTCTGCAGCGTATTCGGGAGATATTTCCGTATGCGATTTTGGATAAGCCAGTGGTCAAGGGTTACCCTGCGTTCAAGCTGGAGGAAATGCCGCAAGTGCTGGAGGTGCCAGGTGGTAGTATTGAATCTGTGTATTTGCCGCATGGGAATATGCAGGTGATTGGGCTGATCTTTACAGAAGCAGAGACAGGCAAATCATTCGCTTACTATACGGATTGTAAAGAAGTGGGCGAAGAAGCGCGGCTTCTTGCTGAAGATGCCGATGTGGTGGTGTTAGATGGTTTGCGTCCAGAACCACACCCTTCGCATATGTCTGTATCCGAGGCAGTTCAGACGGCCAAGGAGATGGATGCGAGCCTTTCGTTCCTGACGCACATGACGTATATGGTCGACCATGAGACGACAGAGGCAGACTTGCCGGATAATATTCGCCTAGCTTACGACGGTCTTCGAGTGAGCTGGTAG
- a CDS encoding biopolymer transporter ExbD: protein MSAHEEKSGIDLAAPVGEFTASFGLLERLKRPEIKVDFIPVLDLMLLALLISLLFTRFVMLPGVRVNLPETELRMQHDASEVAVLTIGNQGMLFFAGSVYEHGSIERAFRKHLEDRDEQVSVLLVKAEASMELQLFLDLCRMAQVAGFDEVQIAGDQVEEPLDLIPGDTLQQGSNLVFPVL, encoded by the coding sequence ATGAGTGCGCATGAAGAGAAGAGCGGGATCGATCTCGCTGCTCCTGTGGGGGAGTTTACCGCGTCATTCGGCTTGCTGGAGCGATTGAAGCGTCCAGAAATTAAGGTAGATTTTATTCCAGTGCTGGATCTGATGTTGTTGGCGCTGTTGATCAGTCTGTTGTTTACGCGATTTGTCATGCTGCCTGGTGTCCGAGTGAATCTGCCGGAGACGGAGTTGCGCATGCAGCATGATGCTTCGGAGGTCGCGGTGTTGACTATTGGCAACCAAGGCATGCTGTTTTTTGCGGGAAGTGTGTATGAGCACGGTTCGATTGAGCGAGCATTTCGAAAGCACTTGGAGGATCGCGACGAGCAGGTGTCTGTCTTGTTGGTAAAAGCAGAGGCTTCGATGGAGTTACAGTTGTTTTTGGATCTCTGCCGCATGGCTCAGGTTGCTGGGTTTGATGAGGTGCAAATTGCGGGCGACCAGGTGGAGGAACCTCTGGATCTGATCCCTGGAGATACGCTGCAACAGGGGAGTAATCTAGTGTTTCCTGTGTTGTGA